In Bradyrhizobium guangxiense, the following are encoded in one genomic region:
- a CDS encoding TonB-dependent siderophore receptor, translating to MLLLGAASTFSLVIPFDSVEAQTQIPAVTVDAPTQRARPAAVAASQRAATRTSRANHRAAAQQAAPAQSASGGATERANGPVRGFVATRSGTASKTDTPLIETPQSVSVVTTDQVRNQGAVSIGEALRYSAGVSGDVNGGSDTRFGALQIRGFDTTMSGLYIDGLRIPSSNYVHFNGLDPYGAERLEILKGPSSAMYGGSGTGGILNYVTKLPTAQQFGEVSISGGSFNRYQGQFDMGGPANKEGTVLWRLTGVVRDGETQVDFTKDNRVFIAPAVTFKPNEDTSITLLANYQRDRAGWGLQFLPASGTVWPNNGRTIPVSFFAGVPSFNAFNTEIATAGYQLSHNFTDNITFRQNLRYAYQHNEEKTFYGTGYTDEAAGQLGRFGSYSNSYINSFAVDNQLQGKFTTGILSHTTLVGLDYRNTAFRDTAFAVTTSAPEINVFNPVYSYDWALGGLYDNKGIKQSQLGLYAQDQIKLDRLSFQLSGRQDFVTTQLDTNLPPVETSAAKDSSAFTGRAAVMYNFDNGIAPYFSYSESFLPQLATSPSGQMLDPETGVQYEVGVKYQPLGWNALFTFAAFDLTRDNVAVYVPATTSYEQLGQVKSRGIELEGTMSLADGWNLRAAYAYIDAMVTQDPVNVGKAPVTVPLNRASLWSDYTLQNGMLAGLQFGGGVRYVGATWGDDANTFKVGSATVLDALLAYTRDNWRLSLNVTNLADTRYVAACYGFSGCMYAEGRKAIGKLTYRW from the coding sequence ATGCTGCTTCTGGGGGCGGCCAGCACCTTCTCCCTCGTCATTCCCTTCGATTCCGTGGAGGCGCAGACGCAGATTCCCGCTGTTACCGTCGATGCGCCGACGCAGCGCGCCCGTCCCGCGGCAGTTGCTGCCTCGCAAAGGGCGGCGACACGCACCTCTCGCGCCAATCATCGCGCGGCCGCGCAACAGGCCGCGCCGGCCCAATCGGCATCGGGCGGCGCGACGGAACGCGCCAACGGCCCGGTACGCGGTTTCGTCGCGACGCGGAGTGGCACCGCCAGCAAGACCGACACTCCGTTGATCGAAACCCCGCAGTCGGTGTCCGTCGTCACCACCGACCAGGTCAGGAACCAGGGCGCGGTTTCGATCGGCGAGGCGCTGCGCTACAGCGCCGGTGTCAGCGGCGACGTCAATGGCGGCTCGGACACCCGCTTCGGCGCTCTCCAGATTCGCGGCTTCGACACCACCATGTCGGGCCTCTACATCGACGGTTTGCGGATCCCCTCCAGCAACTACGTGCATTTCAACGGCCTCGATCCCTATGGCGCCGAGCGGCTCGAAATTCTCAAAGGGCCGTCCTCGGCGATGTATGGCGGCAGCGGCACCGGCGGCATCCTCAACTACGTGACCAAGCTGCCGACCGCGCAGCAGTTCGGGGAAGTCTCGATCTCCGGCGGCAGCTTCAACCGCTATCAGGGCCAGTTCGACATGGGCGGTCCCGCCAACAAGGAAGGCACCGTGCTCTGGCGCCTGACCGGCGTCGTCCGCGACGGCGAGACCCAGGTCGACTTCACCAAGGACAACCGCGTCTTCATCGCGCCCGCGGTCACGTTCAAGCCGAACGAGGACACGTCGATCACGCTGCTCGCCAACTACCAGCGGGACCGGGCCGGGTGGGGCCTGCAGTTCCTGCCGGCCTCGGGCACGGTGTGGCCGAACAACGGCCGCACCATCCCGGTCTCGTTCTTCGCGGGTGTGCCCAGCTTCAACGCGTTCAACACCGAGATTGCGACCGCCGGCTACCAGCTATCGCACAATTTCACCGACAACATCACGTTCCGGCAAAACCTGCGCTATGCCTATCAGCACAACGAGGAGAAGACCTTCTACGGCACCGGATACACCGACGAGGCGGCGGGGCAGCTGGGGCGTTTCGGCAGCTACAGCAATTCCTACATCAACTCCTTCGCGGTGGATAACCAGCTCCAGGGCAAGTTCACCACCGGCATCCTCAGCCACACGACCCTGGTCGGGCTCGACTATCGCAACACCGCGTTTCGCGACACGGCCTTTGCCGTCACGACGTCGGCGCCGGAGATCAACGTCTTCAACCCGGTCTACAGCTACGACTGGGCTCTCGGCGGCCTGTACGACAACAAAGGCATCAAGCAGTCGCAGCTCGGCCTCTATGCGCAGGACCAGATCAAGCTCGACCGGCTCTCGTTCCAGCTCAGCGGCCGCCAGGACTTCGTGACGACACAGCTCGACACCAATCTACCGCCGGTCGAGACTTCCGCCGCGAAGGACTCCTCGGCGTTCACCGGCCGCGCCGCCGTGATGTACAATTTCGACAACGGCATCGCTCCCTATTTCAGCTATTCCGAGTCGTTTCTGCCGCAGCTCGCGACCAGTCCGTCCGGACAGATGCTCGATCCCGAGACTGGCGTGCAGTACGAGGTGGGCGTCAAGTATCAGCCGCTGGGCTGGAACGCGCTGTTCACTTTCGCCGCCTTCGACCTGACGCGTGACAACGTCGCTGTGTACGTGCCTGCAACCACCTCTTACGAACAGCTCGGGCAGGTGAAATCGCGCGGCATCGAGCTCGAAGGCACGATGTCGCTCGCCGACGGCTGGAACCTGCGGGCGGCCTATGCCTATATCGACGCCATGGTCACGCAGGATCCGGTCAATGTCGGCAAGGCGCCCGTCACTGTGCCGCTCAACCGCGCTTCGTTGTGGAGCGACTACACGCTTCAGAACGGCATGCTGGCGGGCTTGCAGTTCGGCGGCGGCGTTCGCTATGTCGGCGCGACCTGGGGTGATGATGCCAACACGTTCAAGGTGGGATCAGCCACGGTGCTGGACGCGCTCCTTGCCTACACCAGGGACAATTGGCGGCTGTCGCTGAACGTCACCAACCTGGCGGACACGCGCTATGTCGCGGCTTGCTATGGCTTCTCGGGCTGCATGTATGCCGAGGGGCGGAAAGCCATCGGCAAGCTGACCTATCGCTGGTGA
- a CDS encoding enoyl-CoA hydratase/isomerase family protein, which yields MADYVKIEKGLGPEGRVAVVRFDRGDGINALSPEALRQLTAAARSFEDDAATSVVVLAGSTSAFSAGFDLKDAEGRSRKEMDLGTLRRHLKLGPRLTQAWQEMEQITIAAIEGFCVGGGVALAVALDFRIMGRDAHLRVPEIGLGMNMSWQSIPRMLHLMGPARTKQAVILADQRISADEAHEWHLVEQVVDPGHAFDAAMDLARKVAAQPPLSVAMTKLTVNRLAHALDDLASHMDVDQFALASLSEDHKEGVEAFFARRKPRFKGR from the coding sequence GTGGCGGACTATGTGAAGATCGAAAAGGGCCTCGGGCCCGAGGGGCGGGTTGCGGTGGTGCGTTTCGATCGCGGCGACGGCATCAATGCCTTGTCACCCGAGGCGTTGCGGCAGCTGACCGCAGCGGCACGCAGCTTCGAGGACGACGCCGCAACTTCCGTCGTGGTGTTGGCAGGCAGCACCAGCGCGTTCAGTGCCGGCTTCGACCTCAAGGATGCCGAAGGACGTTCGCGCAAGGAGATGGATCTCGGCACGCTGCGGCGGCATCTCAAGCTCGGTCCGCGTCTGACACAGGCCTGGCAGGAGATGGAGCAGATCACCATCGCGGCGATCGAGGGCTTCTGCGTCGGCGGCGGCGTGGCTCTCGCCGTCGCGCTCGATTTCCGCATCATGGGGCGGGATGCGCATTTGCGCGTGCCCGAGATCGGGCTCGGCATGAACATGAGCTGGCAGAGCATCCCGCGCATGCTGCATCTGATGGGGCCCGCCCGCACCAAGCAGGCGGTGATCCTGGCCGATCAGCGCATCTCGGCGGATGAGGCCCATGAATGGCATCTGGTCGAGCAGGTCGTCGATCCCGGCCATGCCTTCGATGCCGCCATGGATCTCGCCCGCAAGGTCGCCGCGCAGCCGCCACTCTCGGTTGCGATGACGAAGCTGACGGTCAACCGGCTCGCGCATGCGCTGGACGATCTCGCCAGCCACATGGACGTCGATCAGTTCGCGCTCGCCAGCCTCAGCGAGGATCACAAGGAAGGCGTCGAGGCGTTCTTCGCCCGCCGCAAGCCGCGCTTCAAGGGACGATAG
- the fsrB gene encoding siderophore utilization protein FsrB: MRAIFGRLHRWAGLLTAGFLFFSGITGAIISWDHEIDEVLNGHLFDVSSKGPAIPSIELAKMIEQRDPRARVVYLFMTPEQGHSLWFFVMPRIDPATGKRYPLDYNQVFLDPNTGAELGRRYWGAVWPVTRENFVSFLYKLHYTMHIPEFWGSDRWGMRVLGVIAIIWTVDCFVGFYLTLPSRRRARAARAPAITRQLERGFWARWAPAWTIKTSGSAYRINFDIHRAFSLWTWGVLFIIAFTAFSLNLYFEVFSPLMKMVSNYTPTPYEQRPYRDLDDPIEPKVSFADIAARAAADGKARGWTVPVGSINYGPAHGVYAAAFFHPGDDHGAGGVGPAQLYYDSEDGRPIGERLPWVGTAADIFVQAQFPLHSGRIVGLFGRILISIMGLVVAVLSVTGVVIWWRKRRARVRVRETSAVRLNRQLTPAE; this comes from the coding sequence ATGAGGGCGATATTCGGCAGGCTGCATCGCTGGGCGGGACTGCTCACGGCAGGATTCCTGTTCTTCTCCGGCATCACGGGCGCGATCATCTCGTGGGATCACGAGATCGACGAGGTCCTGAACGGCCATCTGTTCGACGTCAGCAGCAAGGGCCCGGCGATACCCTCGATCGAGCTCGCCAAGATGATCGAGCAGCGCGATCCGCGCGCGCGCGTGGTCTATCTCTTCATGACGCCGGAGCAGGGCCACTCGCTGTGGTTCTTCGTCATGCCGCGGATCGATCCCGCAACCGGCAAGCGCTACCCGCTCGACTATAATCAGGTCTTCCTCGATCCCAACACGGGGGCGGAGCTCGGCCGGCGCTATTGGGGCGCGGTCTGGCCGGTCACGCGGGAGAATTTCGTCTCGTTTCTTTACAAGCTGCACTACACGATGCACATCCCCGAGTTCTGGGGCAGCGACCGCTGGGGCATGCGCGTGCTCGGCGTGATCGCCATCATCTGGACCGTCGATTGCTTCGTCGGCTTCTACCTGACGCTGCCCTCACGCCGGCGCGCCAGGGCGGCGCGGGCGCCCGCAATCACACGTCAGCTCGAACGCGGCTTCTGGGCACGCTGGGCGCCGGCCTGGACCATCAAGACCTCGGGCAGCGCCTACCGCATCAATTTCGACATCCATCGCGCCTTCAGCCTGTGGACCTGGGGCGTGCTGTTCATCATCGCCTTCACGGCGTTCTCGCTGAACCTCTATTTCGAGGTGTTCTCGCCGCTGATGAAGATGGTCTCGAACTACACGCCGACCCCCTATGAGCAGCGGCCGTATCGCGATCTCGACGATCCCATCGAGCCCAAGGTCAGCTTCGCCGACATCGCCGCGCGGGCGGCGGCCGACGGCAAGGCGCGCGGGTGGACGGTCCCGGTCGGGTCGATCAATTACGGCCCGGCCCATGGCGTCTATGCCGCCGCCTTCTTTCACCCCGGCGACGATCACGGCGCCGGCGGGGTCGGCCCGGCGCAGCTCTATTACGACAGCGAGGACGGCCGTCCCATCGGCGAGCGGCTGCCCTGGGTTGGCACCGCCGCCGACATCTTCGTCCAGGCCCAGTTCCCGCTGCATTCGGGCCGCATCGTCGGCTTGTTCGGCCGCATCCTGATCTCGATCATGGGGCTCGTGGTGGCGGTACTGTCGGTCACCGGCGTCGTGATCTGGTGGCGCAAACGCCGCGCTCGTGTCCGCGTGCGCGAGACCTCGGCCGTGCGCCTGAACCGGCAGCTGACGCCGGCGGAGTAG
- a CDS encoding methionine ABC transporter permease → MSPELINLIIQATGESLYMVGIAALLGTAFGLPLGIFLATSRKGELFAAPVANRVLGIVVNATRSTPFIILVVAIIPFTRLVAGTSIGSTAAIVPLTIASAPFIARLVEAAIREVDGGLIETASSFGASPLQIVFKVLIPEALPGLLLALTLAVVSLLGYSAMVGAVGGGGLGDLGIRYGYQRFMPEMMLAVVVVLIALVQLVQSAGDYLARRVNRRLRHR, encoded by the coding sequence ATGTCGCCTGAACTCATCAACCTGATCATCCAGGCCACGGGCGAGAGCCTGTACATGGTCGGCATCGCGGCGCTGCTCGGCACCGCGTTCGGCCTGCCGCTCGGCATCTTCCTCGCCACCAGCCGGAAGGGCGAGCTGTTCGCGGCTCCCGTCGCCAACCGCGTGCTCGGCATCGTCGTCAATGCGACGCGGTCGACGCCCTTCATCATCCTGGTCGTCGCCATCATCCCGTTCACGCGGCTCGTCGCCGGCACCTCGATCGGCTCCACCGCGGCGATCGTGCCGCTGACCATCGCGTCGGCGCCGTTCATCGCCCGTCTGGTCGAAGCTGCGATCCGCGAGGTCGACGGCGGCCTGATCGAGACCGCATCCTCGTTCGGCGCCTCGCCGCTTCAGATCGTGTTCAAGGTGCTGATCCCGGAGGCGCTGCCGGGACTCCTCCTGGCGCTGACGCTCGCCGTGGTCAGCCTGCTCGGCTACTCCGCCATGGTGGGCGCGGTCGGCGGCGGGGGCCTCGGCGATCTCGGTATCCGCTACGGCTATCAGCGCTTCATGCCGGAGATGATGCTGGCCGTCGTCGTCGTGCTGATCGCGCTGGTCCAGCTCGTGCAGAGCGCCGGCGACTATCTGGCGCGCCGGGTCAATCGCCGGCTGCGGCATCGCTGA
- a CDS encoding DASS family sodium-coupled anion symporter yields the protein MAAGSQAPEAKGFRWKLVAPLVVWLAIYLWPVPTGLNVNQWHYFAVFAAVITGLILESMPVGAVGLIGLTVAGISGYIDPDPTKSLRWMLAGFAESTVWLIVGAFVFSIGYRKSQLGRRIALVLVQRLGRNTLGLGYAVAMSDFLLAPATPSNTARSGGIVYPIISNIPRIYGSEPGPTAGRIGTYVMWTAFAATAVTSSLFFTALAPNAAALAIAKKTAGVEVSWGQWFLGFAPLGILLMVLVPLLSYVVCRPEVKRSPEISAWAAREIQAMGPMSRNEWIMLGLIVLAMFLWIAGSSPDIHVPVLGSNFVNATTVVFIVISLMLVTGVIAFADIVSEKSAWEVFFYFTSLLTLASGLNEIGFIKWFATEYAKPLAGLSPSTAMLLLVGLFFWIHYFFSSITSHAAAVLPVVLAVGSGIPGLPVTTLAMLCMYSLGLMGVISPYATGPAPMYFGSGYIGKGQFWGFGLIFGLLYFAGLLLIVLPWLQMQ from the coding sequence ATGGCCGCTGGTTCGCAGGCGCCTGAAGCAAAAGGGTTTCGCTGGAAACTTGTCGCACCGCTCGTGGTGTGGCTGGCAATCTATCTGTGGCCGGTACCGACTGGCCTCAACGTCAATCAGTGGCACTATTTCGCCGTATTCGCGGCCGTCATAACCGGGCTCATCCTGGAATCGATGCCGGTCGGCGCGGTCGGGCTGATCGGCCTCACCGTTGCCGGCATCAGCGGCTATATCGACCCCGATCCAACCAAATCGTTGCGGTGGATGCTGGCGGGCTTCGCCGAGAGCACGGTGTGGCTGATTGTCGGCGCCTTCGTGTTCTCGATCGGCTATCGCAAGAGCCAGCTCGGCAGGCGCATTGCATTGGTGTTGGTGCAGCGGCTCGGCCGCAACACGCTCGGCCTTGGCTATGCGGTGGCCATGTCGGACTTCCTGCTCGCGCCGGCGACGCCATCGAACACTGCGCGCAGCGGCGGCATTGTCTATCCCATCATCAGCAACATCCCGCGCATCTATGGCTCCGAGCCGGGGCCGACCGCCGGCAGGATCGGCACCTATGTGATGTGGACGGCCTTTGCCGCGACCGCCGTCACAAGCTCGCTGTTCTTCACGGCGCTGGCGCCCAATGCGGCGGCGCTGGCGATCGCCAAGAAGACCGCAGGCGTCGAGGTGAGCTGGGGCCAGTGGTTTCTCGGCTTCGCGCCGCTCGGCATCCTGCTGATGGTTCTCGTGCCGCTGCTCAGCTACGTAGTCTGTCGCCCCGAGGTGAAGCGCAGCCCGGAGATCTCCGCATGGGCGGCCAGGGAGATCCAGGCGATGGGCCCGATGTCGCGCAACGAGTGGATCATGCTCGGCCTGATCGTGCTCGCGATGTTCCTGTGGATCGCGGGCTCGAGCCCCGACATCCACGTGCCCGTGCTCGGCTCGAACTTCGTCAATGCCACCACCGTCGTGTTCATCGTGATCTCCTTGATGCTGGTGACCGGGGTCATCGCGTTCGCCGACATCGTCAGCGAGAAGAGCGCCTGGGAGGTGTTCTTCTACTTCACCTCGCTGCTGACGCTGGCCTCGGGCCTCAACGAGATCGGCTTCATCAAATGGTTCGCGACCGAATACGCAAAACCGCTCGCCGGGCTGTCGCCGTCGACGGCGATGCTGCTGCTGGTCGGGCTGTTCTTCTGGATCCACTATTTCTTCTCGAGCATTACCTCGCATGCCGCCGCCGTGCTGCCGGTCGTGCTCGCGGTCGGATCTGGCATCCCCGGCCTGCCGGTCACGACGCTCGCCATGCTCTGCATGTATTCGCTCGGCCTGATGGGCGTGATCTCGCCCTATGCGACGGGGCCGGCGCCGATGTATTTCGGCAGCGGCTATATCGGGAAGGGGCAGTTTTGGGGATTCGGGCTGATCTTCGGACTGCTCTATTTCGCCGGGCTCCTGCTGATCGTGCTGCCCTGGCTGCAGATGCAGTGA
- a CDS encoding methionine ABC transporter ATP-binding protein, translated as MNAHQSLAVGQPIAPPEAISPDASEPDAMVRFAGISKTYPAYRGKPGVNALQDIDFAIPRGSITGVIGRSGAGKSSLVRLINGLEKPTTGHVIVDNRDISALAGRELRLAQRSIGMIFQHFNLLSSRTAADNIALPLEIAGWSKADIKARVTELLALVGIADKHDRYPSELSGGQKQRVGIARALATRPSVLLSDEATSALDPQTTRAILDLLANINRELGVTIVLITHEMSVVRQLARDVVVLDAGRVVESGHVADIFTHPKHPITQSFLAEVVGDSLPVSLASRIVSERPVGGQAVIRIQVRGAGAGDTVVARLARELGLDVSLLSARIDEIGGQHVGSLTLGIPLSISGGEGAVTRTLAWLSQYQFSAEHLGYVA; from the coding sequence ATGAACGCTCACCAATCGCTCGCCGTCGGACAGCCGATTGCGCCGCCTGAAGCGATTTCACCTGACGCTTCCGAACCCGACGCGATGGTCCGCTTCGCCGGGATCTCCAAGACCTATCCGGCCTATCGCGGCAAGCCCGGGGTCAACGCGCTGCAAGATATCGACTTCGCGATACCGCGCGGTTCCATCACCGGCGTAATCGGTCGCTCCGGCGCCGGCAAGTCGAGCCTGGTCCGCCTCATCAACGGCCTGGAGAAGCCGACCACAGGCCATGTGATCGTGGACAACAGGGATATCTCTGCGCTCGCGGGCCGGGAGCTGCGGCTGGCGCAGCGCTCGATCGGCATGATCTTCCAGCATTTCAACCTGCTGTCGTCGCGTACCGCGGCCGACAATATCGCGCTGCCGCTGGAGATCGCCGGCTGGTCGAAAGCCGACATCAAGGCCCGCGTCACTGAGCTGCTTGCGCTCGTCGGCATCGCCGACAAGCACGACCGCTACCCTTCAGAGCTTTCCGGCGGGCAGAAGCAGCGCGTCGGCATTGCCCGCGCGCTGGCGACGCGGCCGAGCGTGCTCTTGTCGGACGAGGCGACCTCCGCGCTCGATCCGCAGACCACGCGCGCGATCCTCGATCTGCTCGCCAACATCAACCGCGAGCTGGGCGTGACCATCGTGCTGATCACCCACGAAATGTCCGTGGTGCGCCAGCTTGCTAGGGACGTCGTCGTGCTCGATGCCGGCCGCGTGGTCGAGAGCGGCCATGTCGCCGATATCTTCACCCATCCCAAGCATCCGATCACGCAGTCCTTTCTCGCCGAAGTGGTCGGCGACAGCCTGCCGGTCTCGCTGGCGAGCCGGATCGTTTCGGAGCGGCCAGTCGGCGGGCAGGCCGTGATCCGCATTCAGGTGCGCGGGGCGGGGGCCGGCGACACCGTGGTGGCGCGGCTCGCCCGCGAGCTCGGTCTCGACGTGTCGCTGCTGTCGGCCCGCATCGACGAGATCGGCGGACAGCACGTGGGCTCGCTGACCTTGGGCATTCCTCTCAGTATTTCTGGCGGCGAGGGCGCAGTGACGCGCACGCTCGCCTGGCTCTCTCAATATCAATTCTCGGCGGAGCATCTCGGCTATGTCGCCTGA